The Marasmius oreades isolate 03SP1 chromosome 2, whole genome shotgun sequence genomic sequence ctactaggactagctcaagaattttacctttgcccctcacttcgttgaagtttggtgttctgtgttttgtttggattgatttggactttttgcaatttggatttgattggattgttattgttattgaacttggattttgaagtcaatttggacttatattgaattggaattgcatttggacttgatcagaaatttgaacttgaacttcgcaaagtcttgagaaaagctttgttgaatccttattgttgaaatattgaactagtgttttgtcttgtcatttgataagaaggaatagaaccttgattgaacttTAAAGACCAGAATaaccctatattctctctttcttagtgcctcttagtgcaaactaaagccttagaataccgacctccaccccatactctaagaacactcttttggtgtggttggtttgtgcacttcgtgcttgaggtgtgttttccagtcccatttGTAGAGCGTTCCAAGTgttattatctggtgaccaccgcagggggtggtattacTAAGAAACAAAGGATTCTTGAAACTGTACACTTtgaagaagttcgcttcTAAGAAGTACAATTGTTCATTTGGTTGAGATCAAACCAAAGtacttgtcaaaattgcACCCAGATCTAAAAAGACAGATCAAGGAAAAGCAGTTAGCACTTCGCGAATGAGATCAACGCAGACTTTGAGCACTGCAGGACACTTAGAATTGACTAAACATCGAATTTCTAAGATCCaacaggaacaggagttAGAAAAGCAAGTTGCTCTTCTAAAGGAAAATATACAATTGCAACAAGAGATTAATAGTCTCAGACTTGCTGCACTCAAGGATAGAACGTTAGTTGGAGTAACTACTTCGGCTGTATCTATTTTTGAAAGGATAAGGAACTTCAGCAAAGAAACCGAAAACCCAGGAAACTCTTCAACAGaagttagagaaggaacaccggaaccactggtacctCCTGCGAATACTCCAGTTTCAGAACCGGAATATTTTACGGATCCCTTTCAAACTTTTGCAGAAGACTTAGATTTAGACTTGAATTTATTGAGTAGAGCAAATATGCCAAACTCACTACATTCAGAAGGACCAAACCCACAGGAAAGTGTGGGTAAACCAGTGAAACAGTCATGGATGGACCTCTCGGCAGAAGCCAGAGAAGTCTTGAAAGGAGACAAACACAAAATGAGATTGCATGTCTTTAACAAAGACCGACCGGAAACATTCAAAGCATGGTTGACTTCGCTAGAAGATTATTTTTGATGGAATAATATCGAAAATGATGAGGCAAAAATCAACATCGCGATGATGCAGATGGActttgtcatgaactgaaccaggagtagtacctgccTCCGActttttcctcctatacggtcgactgcagttggactcggcgtatgatcaagggagatttcatgtgaaagatgttgattcataggagagtactcctaatcttagagaaggggtcatcagtataggagtacaaccctttctactagataggtatataaggagtacttagtggtagatatttccctagaatttgatcttctttgtccctcatcctttatcctttcctatccttacctttgcCTCTGCCCTATTCACTCTGTCACTTGACGTCGCCCAGGTcacctttattaggggactcgcCATCTAATCGCAGTCCggactcgtcctagagtccctccTCCGGTGacagagtacaggatggggtacgcatGGACTAGGTtataggtatgtggtacactacactggtgtacgttgggtaccgtctatcatatgctcttgttgtcattggagtaccgactTGTGAGGGTACAGTCCtcatcataggacactctcacCGCCAAAGGTCTGctctcattataggagtacagttTGTTGTACGGCTCACCACACAattcacggatattcacgataccggacatcatcattattcattcccCTTGGTCACCAGCCCtggtcatcctctattgctgataggcccgtaggatggtctgccagcattagtctggagtacgatCTTGTAGTAGGTCGGAGGACCAgagtttggtacccctcggagtacgccctatgtgggtgttgggttgttttaggcatatgctatcctcagtgtcagggctcgaggcccagcatatgcataggcagttcaccctcctgacagaCTTGTCCACTCGAGAACTTCTCGAAGATGTCATTACTTCAGCAAGAGGTTATGACTGGGAGTTGTTCAAGGACGAGTTGCTACAGGAATTTCCTGAAGCACAGGATAGGAAGATTGGTTCGAGAGAACGTCTCCTTGCAGTCTGTGAACGCGCGAAGTACATTCCATTCAGTCATACGTCGAAGTTAGCGGCGTTTAACAGAGAATTCAATTTAGAatcaaagaagttgaagaatactGTACCACCGTTGATAACGAATATTGACTTAGTCTCATATTACTTGAATACATTGGAACCACAATTTGCAGATGAGATTAGAAAGCATTTAGTAGCGAAAGCTATGTCAGAAATGCAAAAGGGACACTGACATTCGAGAGAAACTCAAGAAGCGTCAGGACCCTTGGAcaatcgatgaagtccaggaAGCTGCTATTACAATGTCAGCTACCATGGTTCAAAGTGTTTATGCATcaggacttggagtttcAGGATGAGATACTTATTCAGGTGTCTCTCCAGAAGGATTAAAtcaagaggtgttcaatccAAAAATTTTACATATGAGGTTCCTACATAGACATAAGgacccccctcccccctcccccccccctGCACCTTCCCAATATGGAAATTTTTAATTACAAAATTCCTGGTACGACCAATTTCCCATGTTATATTCCTATATTTGGTGTGTCATTCTCACTTTCTCCTCTGCCTTGCTGCCTCTCCTTGACAAAAATACTTTCCTATGTAGACCACAGCAGCACAGATGATACTATAGTAGGTagccttcaaaagtattAATAATCTCAGCAGAAACATATGATGGAGATGGTACCTTTTTTTAGCCTTTGCATGCATGAAGAAACAAAATGATCGATTTTTTCAGTCTGATCTAATATGAGACTTggctaaataaggaaatttctACTGCCACAACTGGGGGAAAGTGCATTTACTGTTTAAAACAATAATTTGGATCACACACACTGATTTGAGGTAGTATCGCATCATTTTATGGGTGGATGTACCTTTCAACCATAAGGTCCTCGAggcccccccccctccccctaccCCGTGTCTCGGAATTTGCTGGTGAACACCTCTTGGATTAAATAGACTTTATGGTGTAAAACAGACAGCAGATCAGTATGTTTGTCCTCCAATTCCGGAGACTcaggaaaggaaaataaaGGATGAATGGGAGTATAAAGTATCAGTGTCGATGGACACATACAATGTGAAACTTCGCGAACTTGGACATCAAGTTTCCGAGCTTGAACTGCCCAAATACCGAGTCGTACGCTGTCACGTGACCAGTTACTCTACTTCAACTCCCACCACCGTTACCAGTTTTCCCCACTCCGTCTCTGGGTGTCAACGACCTAAAAGACGCGTTCAGGGTTCAATAGCGATCTTTGTGTCAGTATAGTGAGAGACAAGTGGCACTCAGGTGTAACCCGACTCACTACGATATAGCCGTGAGGACACGATGCATTTCACAAAGCCAGCTTGGGTGGTCCACCAAGACCCCGCTGCTCGAGCAGATTCTACAAAACGGCTCTCCATATTCTCTATCCACGTCCATCCGGATGGGTCAAGGATAGCGACAGGTGGACTCGATGCTAAAGTTCGAATATGGAGCACGAAACCGATACTGAACCCCGCCTCCGAAAGCTCGAACAAGCCTCCAAAGTCACTTTGCACGTTGACCATGCATACAGGTCCGGTTCTTACTGTACGGTGGGCTCATTCCGGAAGGTGGCTGGCGAGTGGGAGTGACGATGAGATTGTTATGATTTGGGATTTAGACCCGTACGTTTTAACCCCTACATATCATAGGTACGATTTGGGCCTTATCTGAATGCAGGAACGCGAGGGGAAAGGTTTGGGGGTCGGATGAAGTGAATGTTGAAGGCTGGAGGCCTATGAAGCGCCTAGTTGGTCACGAAAGTGGTCagtcttcttcatcccatCCGTGGCATAGATCCTTAACTTCCGGTTCATTAGACGTTACGGACGTTGCGTGGGCTCCAGAAGACAGGTACCTTGCATCTGTTGGTTTAGATTCGAAAGTATTCATCTGGTGCGGCTTCACACTAGGTGTGTTCAGAGTCATTCTCTCCCATTCTCTCTCACCACCAACGCTGACGAGCCCAGAAAGACTGCGGAAGTTAGACCAACATCAAGGATTCGTTAAAGGCGTATGCTGGGATCCCGTTGGGGAGTTTCTTGCAACGCAATCGGACGACCGAAGCGTGAAAATTTGGCGCACAGGTGACTGGTCCCTCGAGGCCGAGGTCACCAAACCTTTCGAAGATTCCCCGGGCAGCACGTTCTTCCGTCGTCTGAGGTATGGGGTTCCTTTGTTTCACGTTTCATTCTTTATCTGATGCTAATCTGATGCAGCTGGTCGCCAGATGGGGCGCATATTACCGCCTCCAACGCGACAAACAATCGGGGCTTTGTCTTTATCGCAGCCGTCATCACGCGTGGTTCTTGGACTTCGGAAATCAGTCTTGTGGGTCATGAGAATACGATAGAGGTCGCGGTATGTCTTCTTTCATATTCTGACTCTCAGACCTTGCCCGCCGTTCTGACTTCTGGATATTCAGTCGTATAACCCCCATATCTTCCTACGAAATCCTTCCGCTCCGGTAGCAACATCGAACATATGCTCTGTTGTTGCCTTAGGTGCAGATGATCGATCAGTTTCCGTATGGCAAACCAAGTCGGCAAGACCTCTCATTGTAGCGAAAGAAGTGTTTGAAAGACAAATTATGGATTTGAGCTGGTTTGTGCCTTACTCTGAGTCTTTTTTCTTTGCATCGCTTATTCCTTTGTCAAAATAAAACCAGGTCATGGGACGGTATGACCCTATATGCCGCATCTTCCGATGGTACTATCGCGGTCTTCGATTTCGAACCTGACGAACTAGAAGGACTCGCCCCCCATTCCGTGCAAGAAACATATCTATCGAAGTTTGGATTTTCACCGCCCCCTCTACCTTCAAACTATTCACACACGGCGGCCTCTACTGGCACCACGGAGTCGCAGATAGAGTTTGAGAACCATATCCATAACGAACCTGAACGCGTCAATACACTTGTGGTCAAGAAGAAATCAGCAAAGGACAAGAAGCGCTCAACTGTGAGGATGAGCATGCGAGACATTCCTACGTCTGGGGCGCACGGTGATAACGCTAAGGGAGGGCTGGACAGAATCGGTGTCACTTCCAGTTCATCTAGAAATGCCAATACCTTTCCTGTTCCCGACGAGCAGCCGTATGAGCCTTCTGGTTggggaatgaaaatggatgtTGATGTTGATATGGGGATGGGGAGGGGGGTGCTTATCGATTCGATTGCAGAAGGGAGTGGCAATAGCCGGAAGAGGAAAGCCGAGGAGGAGCTGGTTAGTGGAAGGTATAGGACTCTCGGGGGGGATAGACCGCGAGATTTTGGACCTGTGAAAGAGATCTCTTGCTCTGACGGTATGCCAATCATGGGTTTCGGGGGTGGTCCTATGGCGAACCTACCGATACCAGCCACTATGACAAGGGTGACCGCGGAAGTAGACGGAAGTGAGGATGTGTTTGAAGCTATCAATGCAGAGATGGATGAGGGTGAGAAAGAAAATTCTTGTCGTACGAATACCCCCTTCTTTGTTGACGTCGCGTATCTTTTCCAGATCAGACGGAGGTAATGTTGATCAGTGGGAAACAAACCAAGTGGTTGGACTATCTGCCGTCGCCGGTTTTAGCTGCCAGGGCCACTTCGACATTTTGTGCCGCTGCGATGCAAGATGGTTCGGTTAACGTGTATTCTCACACGGGAAGGCGGTAAGTAGCGCAGAAAATTCTGCGGGTCGTTCTTTTGTCACTGATTCAATATGGACCCCAAAGATTGATGCCTACGCTCGCACTTGGTTCTCCTTGCTCCGTTATTGATGGAAATAAGAACTGTCTGTTGGTCATAACTCAATCCGGACAACTGTATTCATGGTGAGTTGATCCAGTCTCGGTTAcgtcttttttctttctcgcgtccgtttttcttcttttcgcTGACCACGCGCATTCCATCGCAGGCGTGTCAACAAAAATACTGCATTCTTCCCCTCGATCTCCGTTCTTCCTCTCTTATCATCTCCCAATTACACAATTACCTCCGCGATGGTCCGCCCCAATGGGACCCCGATAGTTAACTGTTCAAACGGTTCCGTCTTTTCCTACGACCCCCAATTGACCACGTGGGTCAGATTGAGCGAGAAGTGGTGGTCAGAATCTGATGTCTGGCAGGGTCGTCAGCGGACGAGTACGAATGGCCAGCACAACAAGGGGGTTATAGCTGCTATTGAAGGCAGCGTCTCGGCAGGACCAGATGAGAAGATCGCAGTGGAATCGCGTCCGGAGTGGTGGACTACTGCATTAACGCTAGGTCATTTGGAGACCAGGATGCATGCCGCCAGGTTATTGGATAGTCCTGCAGACTACAAGCAAGCGTTAATACTCTACTCGAAGAAGATCGCGGACGAAGGGTTCAGGTCAAAAGCCGAAGAACTGATCAAGGAACTTTTTGGCCCGATATACTGGCGCCCAGGAGAGGATCGGGATAGTTGGTCTCCAAACGTTGTAGGCCTAGCGAAAAGGGACCTCTTGAAGGAAGTTCTGACGCAGTTTGGTATGTCATTTGTTAATTACCATCTTTTTGCGGGGTTAGTTTACTGATAATCATTCGTAGCCCGGAGTAAAACTTTAACGAAGCTGGCAATGGATTGGCAAGATGTATTGAAGAAATCGACGAATGAGGACTAATCTGTTTCTTTTTCATCCGACGTGTTCCATTTTGTTCTCCATTTCTCTTTGATTTTGTTGTAATATTTTGACTTCCATTATTTATTCCTTTGATATGATCCAGTGTGATGTGGCTGAGTCGGTCATAACACCTCTTCACATCCACTCTTCGGACTCCCGGAACATATCGCAATGTAGCACAAACTCGTCGTTTGATAGGTTCGGAATCCCCCCTTTCCATAACTCCAAACGGCAAGCGTATTTCGACTATTGAGGTTGactttcctgtgttcctcaCAACGCAACAGACGGTGGTCGGCTTGATAAGGTTTTTACCATCGTTGCAGGCGCCAGTATGTTATCCTCGTGCCTATCATCTAATGTTGAAACCGTTTCACAGGCACATCACCCCATTTTCCATCTTGAGAAACACTGCAAAGCGCCTCAGATTGCCAGAGATCTCCATGGGTAGTCCGAAGATTTGCAACTCTTCACATCTAAGACTACTCCCGTGGAAGGGGAGAAGACGATCTTCTTGAATTTTCAACCTAGAGAGCAGGTGCAATTGCTACCGTGCTTCCCTTGTTCACGCTCACACGACCATTGGAGGACACCGGCACGGGATTCCAGCGGCTTCCCCACAGATGAGTAGGTCCATAGCTGCTATAATGCTTTCCGTCCTTTTTAGATTTATCAGCCATAGGTTACGACTCAGAGTCGGTGAGTATTGCAAGACAAACCTGGCCTTGTAGAGTGCGTCCAACCGCGTTCTGATTTTCGTACTCCATTCGTCCCAAGAATCCCGCGCTAGTTGCTTTCTCAACTCGAAACGTGCGACGCCAGAACGTATACCCGGAAATCAGTTCATTGGCCTTCGTAACTTCACCGATTCGTCAAGTTGTGGAGGTAAAAAGAATCTGTAGGATGTGATAAAGCGGTTCAATGAGTCCGAGATCTTACCAAGGACGAGGACTGAGCAAGATTTGGTACGGGATCTGGGTCAGTTTCACGCAATCACATCCAAAACTGGAAAGTTCACCTGGGACCTTCTGTCATCTTCTCTTTTGTTGTACATTCCCCTCTGTGGTTCTAGAACAGGATTAGGTTCCGCTGAAGACTGATAATCCAGAAAGTGCACCCTTCCTCACCGAATGAACCGGCCACCGGCGCTAGAATTTTCAGCCACTTCAAGGTTTGATGAAAAACGGACACCGAACATTAAAAACTCCGGGATAGACACGGTTTATATGCATTACTCGACGGGTAGGGAATCGGGCGGAATACAGCTTGTCAAATGGAGATTTAGCACGGTCACTGATGATGACAGATCTGAGTGGCAAACACGCTGCATCCTGACACCACGAGCTTTTCGTGAGGTACATATATGCAACAATGTTCGTCGCTATTCCTCCCCACCGTTCTCTCTAACTGTCGTCTTGAATCGTTTCCTGATATCCTGCTTTTACTTGAATTTCAAGTTTCCTGCGATGTTCAAGTGTCCACAATGTCCTGACCGGAGTTTCCTTAATCCCCAATCTTTGATCGACCACCAGCGTTTTTCTACTAAGTGGCACCCTTTCTGTAAGAGCTGCGACATGTCACTCGGCAACTGCAGTCGTAGGAATTTCGAGGACGTGAGTTTTCGGACTTGTCGGCTTAACACAAGTCTAACTCCTAACTCCGTAGCATCTACGTCGTCATCGTGACACTGACGCGGAATTTAGATGCTCGACATGTTCAAGGGGGTACGCAACCAGTCGTGCCCTCGACGAACATTATCGTCAATCCCCGAACCACCCGAACTGCCCCGTCCGATCCTGTAGAAGAGGTTTTCGCAATAAGGTGACATGTGAAGAGGTGATTCTGCTTTCTGTTACATGGAACGAAGACGACTCTTACACTCCCCTTCTAGCACGTCAAACAAAGTCATCCAACCGCTGAATGTTCCTGCGGCGACCAATATTTTATAGAAGAAGGTGACCAACACCTCGAAACTTCCTCTCACCATCCCGTTTGCGCTATATGTAATATCGGCTTTGTCGATGCGGGGGCTTTATCAAAGGTGTGTGGAACTACGTGTTTAGGACATCCTCTGATATCCCTCACCAGCACGAGAACATCGCTCATAAGGAATTATTGTGCAAGCGATGCGAGAGGCATTTCATTAATCATGATGAGCTTGTACAACACTATTTAAGCTCCTTTGCTCATCCAACATGTGAAATTTGTTGTTTGGGTTTCGCCGACGACGACGTCTTTAGGCAGGTAAGTCCATATGGCATTATGTTCGTCGTCATCGAGTGGGTTGACTCACCGCCTTGACACTGCGACAGCACATTATGGTGAAACATTCGTCCTCGAAACCCACCATCCTCGTCGACGTCCCTCCCAACAACGGTAATATTCAAGCCAATATAGTTGCTCCTGGACACACGCAAGACTCAGGCGCCTGTCCTTCTGAAGCACGCACCTGGAAGCTCAATTCACGCGCGAGTAGCGTGGACATTAGTTCACCAATCGTGCGCTCCCTTTGGGTATTGTTCCCTTTTCATGGGTGAAGTAACTATTTATTGATGAAGCGTCATTGCAGGattcctcttctactgcCAAGAATTCTGCCTATCCTTGGGAAGACGTAGTGAGTAGCTTGCGAGCGATCATGTTCATATTCTGACTCTTGTCGTTCGTTCAAAGCCAATTACCAAGGATAACACAGAAGACCGTAACATGGTATCGATGGTGGAGAGACTTATCGGCGGGGCAGACACCAAACATGACCACGAATTACCTGTAACAATATATGAAAGCGCAAGGAGTCCTATCGCATTTACTGGACTTACGAAGGTTAGTTTCTTACTGTCACTTGCCTTCAAGTTAACTTTGAAATCTTACCATTCACATCAAGTCCCTTTCTTTACACCTTCCGACTTTGAACTTCAACGATTCTTCGAGCTGTACAGCTTTCAACCCCTTTGGGTAAGCCTGTGTCGCATTTGAATCACGGCTGTATCTCATGAAGTTTTTCCCTCTCCTTTTTTTTCAACAGACCCCCCGTGTGCAGTACTCCTTCGCCGGATACCTCATCACCACAAGGACTTGCCGTCCTTCCAGTAGTGTCCCCGTTGGCTTCAACCCCAAGCGACGTCACCATGTTAGATGGTCACACTAACAGAATGGCCAACTCGACTTCCTCCACTCTGTCAACGGCGACATTCCCTTCGAAAGATGGATGGAAGACTGTCAATAGCTCTCCTATTCCCAGGCGAGATTCCACGTCCTCCATCGAAACCCGAGTCGAAAGCGTGGATTCTGGCGACCGCGGCGGCCCTGCATTCACGAAGGTAGTGACGAACGATCGCTGGAAGCTGTTTGACGACGCCATTAGCGCTTTGACGTCCCCGGCTGACACCCAAAAGCGTCATCCAGAATCAACATCCATTGACACGTCCATCGAGACTCAAGGGGATACTACATTGTATTCGCAGTCAGGCTCTGAATCTGGATCGTCAGATTCTTCACCGTTGTCCGCGACCGCGACATCACCCGATTTATCGTCAATTAGCCTATCGACGGTGGAGATGCTGATACTGGAACAAGAATTGGAGGAGCCTTTGCCGCGTCAAGCCCTGAAAATCGCGAAACGGAACGGTTCTAGCCAACCCCCGATCGAGAGGCCTCGGGAGTCCCTCGTCTATTGTCGTTTATGTGGAAGAGACCCGTGTGATGACTGTACAGCAACGCTTTGTGGTCACCTCTATTGCCGCGGGTACGTACTATTTCGTTTTGTTATGGAACAAAGGCTTACGCTTTGGTCCGATTTCCTAGATGTATAACTGAGTATGTAATAAAGACCCCTCGATGTCCCACTTGTTCTGCACCCACTTTACTGTATTGTCTATTCCGCCTTGATCTTTCTTGATATATCCCTGATACAGACGCTTTTTTCTTGATGCACGACTGAGATCGTCGTATACGACGTGCATATCTGTACACCCTCGAAGCAAGGCTTCAAGTATATAAGACTGTGTACTTATTCTGCAATCTATTGTTCAAAGCAGGAAAAACAGAAAGACCAACTCCTCTCACGGAAGTCAAGTCAGCTGATCGTTCGTCGAGTCCCCTTTCTCCTCATAAGACTCCTCCCTCCGCTCCCTCCGCTTCCTCCCAACTTCCGACTCCTTCCCAAACAACGTTGTCCTTCCCTCCAAAAATTTCAAGCACACAAGCGTCACCATAA encodes the following:
- a CDS encoding uncharacterized protein (BUSCO:EOG09260U6R) gives rise to the protein MHFTKPAWVVHQDPAARADSTKRLSIFSIHVHPDGSRIATGGLDAKVRIWSTKPILNPASESSNKPPKSLCTLTMHTGPVLTVRWAHSGRWLASGSDDEIVMIWDLDPNARGKVWGSDEVNVEGWRPMKRLVGHESDVTDVAWAPEDRYLASVGLDSKVFIWCGFTLERLRKLDQHQGFVKGVCWDPVGEFLATQSDDRSVKIWRTGDWSLEAEVTKPFEDSPGSTFFRRLSWSPDGAHITASNATNNRGFVFIAAVITRGSWTSEISLVGHENTIEVASYNPHIFLRNPSAPVATSNICSVVALGADDRSVSVWQTKSARPLIVAKEVFERQIMDLSWSWDGMTLYAASSDGTIAVFDFEPDELEGLAPHSVQETYLSKFGFSPPPLPSNYSHTAASTGTTESQIEFENHIHNEPERVNTLVVKKKSAKDKKRSTVRMSMRDIPTSGAHGDNAKGGLDRIGVTSSSSRNANTFPVPDEQPYEPSGWGMKMDVDVDMGMGRGVLIDSIAEGSGNSRKRKAEEELVSGRYRTLGGDRPRDFGPVKEISCSDGMPIMGFGGGPMANLPIPATMTRVTAEVDGSEDVFEAINAEMDEDQTEVMLISGKQTKWLDYLPSPVLAARATSTFCAAAMQDGSVNVYSHTGRRLMPTLALGSPCSVIDGNKNCLLVITQSGQLYSWRVNKNTAFFPSISVLPLLSSPNYTITSAMVRPNGTPIVNCSNGSVFSYDPQLTTWVRLSEKWWSESDVWQGRQRTSTNGQHNKGVIAAIEGSVSAGPDEKIAVESRPEWWTTALTLGHLETRMHAARLLDSPADYKQALILYSKKIADEGFRSKAEELIKELFGPIYWRPGEDRDSWSPNVVGLAKRDLLKEVLTQFARSKTLTKLAMDWQDVLKKSTNED